The genomic interval AACTTCCTGACAGGTGGACTCAGTGCTGGAGGACGCGGGCGAGGAAGTCCTTGGCGCGGTCGCTGCGCGGGGCGGTGAAGAACTCGTCCGGCGTGGCTTGTTCGGCGATCACGCCGTCGGCGAGGAACAGCACGCGGTCGGCGCTGGCGCGCGCGAAACCCATCTCGTGGGTGACGACCACCATCGTCATCCCCTCGCTCGCCAGGTCGCGCATGACATCGAGCACCTCGCTGACCATTTCCGGGTCCAGGGCGCTGGTCGGCTCGTCGAACAGCATCACCTCCGGCTCCATCGCCAGGCCGCGGGCGATGGCGACCCGCTGTTGCTGGCCGCCCGACAGCTGGGGCGGGTACGCATCGGCCTTGTGCGCCAAGCCGACTCGCTCGAGCAGCGCCTTCGCCTTGGTCTCGGCAGCGGCGCGGGACAGCTTGCGGATGCGCGTCGGGGCGAAGGTGATGTTCTGCAGCACGGTCATGTGCGGGAACAAATTGAACGACTGGAACACCATGCCGATGTCGGCCCGCACCCTCTTCAGCGCCGCGCCCGAGGACGGCAGCGGTTCGCCGCGGAAGGTGATGTTGCCGCCGGTGATGGTCTCGAGCCGGTTGATGGTCCGGCACAGCGTCGACTTGCCGGAGCCGGACGGGCCGATCACCACCACGACCTCGCCCTTGGCGATGTCCAGATCGATGTCGCGTAGCACGGTGACGGTGCCGAAGGATTTGGTCACCCCGCGCATCGTGATCAGCGGGGTCGGGGGAGCGTGGCGCGGCGTGGCGGCCGCGTCGGTGGGCGAGGTCGTTGTCATGGGCTGGTCCCGTCGTGATCGGACGTTCGTGTGGGCCAGCTAACAACGTTCCGGCGAGTTATGCAAGTAGATTTGCAGAATTGACCTAATATGCAATTGGAGCTACCAAGCCGGGTGGATGCCTTCCGGCCCGAATCGAGGGAGCGAGGGAGAATGACGCCGTGACGGACCAACGGGCGGACGACGGGCCGCAGACGTTCGACGAGCTGGTCGCCGAGCTCCGGGCGCGGCACGACACGCTGTCGCAGGCGCATCGCAAGCTGTCCGAGCGGGTGATGGCCGACCCGGAGGCGGTCGCGTTCATGACGGTGTCGGAGCTGGCCGCCGCGGTCGGTGTCAACGAGGCGACAGTGGTGCGCTTCGCGAATGCGCTGGGGCTCAAGGGTTATCCGGGGCTGACCCGGCTCTGCCGGGAGCGGTTGCAGGAACAGGCGCAGCTGCTGCGGCGCTTCGACACGCTCGAGCGGCTGCCCGCGGACGGCGGCGGCCTGCTGAATCGCACCCTCGGATTCGACCAGGCGAACATCGCCCGCACCTTCGCGCGGATCGACGACGCGACGTGGGAGCAGGCGGTCGGACACCTGGCCGAGGCGCCGCGAGTGCACGTGATGGGTCTGCGCAAATGCCACGCACCGGCGTACCTGCTGGCCTACCTGCTGGGCATGGTGCGGGAGGAGGTGGCGCTGGTGACCGCGACGGCCGGCGCGCTGACCGACGATCTGCGCCGGGTGCGCGCGGGCGACTGCTTCGTGGCCCTGTCCATCCACCGCTACATGGCCGACACGGTGCGCGGCGCGGCGTGGGCGCGGTCGGTCGGCGCGCATGTCGTCGCGCTCACCGACAATCCGGGGTCGCCGCTGGCGGCCACCGCCGACGAGTGCTTCTTCGTCGACGCCGCGGGCCCGTCGGTGCTGCGATCGATGACCGCGTTCACCTCGCTCGTGCAGGCGCTCACCGCGGGCGTGGCGAAGTCGCACGGCCGCGAGGCGCGCGCCTCACTGCTGCAGGAGGAGCAGTTGCTCAGCGACTTCCACGTCTACACGAAGGATTTCACCGGATAGGGCCGGAGCCGCGCCGGTCCGACGACCGGTGGTGCGGGCGGCGTCCGGCGGGCAATGGCGGTTCCGCGCGCGGCGGCCGGGGCGGAATGGGCAGGGTCTGCGGCTCGTCGGTGATCAGGTAGGGCTCGCCGTGGTGGTGCACCGTGACCGGATCACCGTGCAGCAGCCGGTAAGTCGCGAAGTCGCCGCCGATGTCGACGTGAATTTTCCTGTCGCGCCACATGATTCGGAACGAGAGCCGGTTGAGTTGCGCGGGCAGCCGCGGCGCGAAGGTCAGTTCTCCGCCGCAGTCCCGCATCCCGCCGAAGCCGCCGACACAGCACAGCCAGGTGCCGGCGAGCGAGCCGAGGTGCAGGCCGTGACCGACGTTGTGGTGCAGATCGTGCAGATCGATCAGCGCGGTCTCGGCGAAGTAGTCGAAGGCCAGGTCCGGGTGCCCGACCTCGGCGGCGAGGATCGACTGGGGGCAGGCCGACAGCGAGGAGTCGCGCACGGTCAGGGCGTCGTAGTAGTCGAAGTTGCGGGCCTTCTGCTCGGGATCGAACGCGGTGGGGCACAGGTACATCGCCAGGGTCAGATCCGCCTGCTTGACCACCTGGCGGCGGTACAGGTCGAAGTAGGGGTAGTGCAGCAGCAGCGGATAGTGCTCGATCGGGGTCGCGTCGAAATCCCAGCGCGCGTAGCGGGTGAAGCCGTCGGATTGCTCGTGGACGCCGAGATCCTCGTTGTAGGGCACGAACATTCGGTCGGCGCACTCGGTCCAGGCGGTCAGCTCCGCATCCTCGATGCCCAGTCGCCGGGCGACGTCGGGGCGGCGACGGCACGCCTCGACGGCCGCCCGCAGATTCTGCCGCGCCATCAGATTCGTGTAGGCGTTGTTGTCGCCCAGCGCCGAATACTCGTCGGGTCCGGTCACACCGTCGATGCGGAAGTCGCCCGCCGAATTGTGGTGACCGAGGCTCTCCCACAACCGCGCGGTCTCGACCAGAAGCTCGACGCCGCAGTCGCTTTCGAACTGCTCGTCGCGGGTTGCGGACAGGTAGCGGACGGTGGCGTCGGCGATGTCGGCGTTGACGTGCACGGCCGCGGTGCCGCTGGGCCAATAGCCGGAGCCCTCCTCGCCGTTGATCGACCGCCACGGGAACATCGCACCGGTCTGGCCGAGTTCGCGGGCGCGCTGCCGGGCATGCTCCAGTGTGCTGTGCCGCCAGCGCAGCGCGTCGCCCGCGGCCATCGGGACGGTGTAGGTGAGGACCGGCAGCACGTAGATCTCGGTGTCCCAGAACGCGTGTCCGTCGTAACCGGCACCGGTGAGGCCCTTCGCCGGAATCGCCCGGGTCTCGCCGCGCGCGCCCGCCTGCAGGACGTGGAACAACGCGAACCGGATCGCTTGCTGCAGTTCGGGATCGCCGTCGATCTCGACGTCGGCGGTGTCCCAGAAGTTGTCCAGGTAGGCGCGCTGCCGAGCGCACAGGGTGTCCCAGCCGGTCTCCAGCCCGGCGGCCAGCGCGGCGTCCACCTGAGCGCGCAGGGCGGGCACGGACCGGCGGCTCGACCAGCCGTAGGCGATGTACTTCGTCAGGCGCAGCCGCTGTCCCTTCGGCACGTCGACCGCGATGGTCAACCGGGCCAGATCCTCCTCGGCGTGGATGGCGCAGCGCGGGGTGGCCGGCACCTCGATCTCGTGGTCCATGCCCGCCGCCATCCGCAGGCCGGACCGCCGGGTGTGATGGGCGAGGACCGCCGTGGTCTCGCGCACGGCGCAGAAATCGGCGACCAGCGGACGATCCAGCGCGGCGGCCAGCCGCGGGTCGTTGCCGGGCGGCGCGACCGTCTCGTTGGCCAGCAGGTCGGACTGGACCACCAGGTCGAGGTCGTCGTCGAGCGGTTCCACCTCGTAGCGGATGGCGGCGAGCGCGCGCTCGGCGAACGAGACCAGCCGTTCCGAGCGGATGCGCACCGAGCGGCCGGTCGGCGACGTCCACACCGTGTGCCGCCGCAGGGTGCCGCTGCGGAAGTCCAGTACGCGTTCGTGTTCCACGGCGCGGCCGTAGCGCAGATCGATCGGCTCGTCCTCGACCAGCAGCCGGATGATCTTTCCGTCGGTCACGTTCACCACGGTCTGGCCGTCCTCCGGATAGCCGTATCCGGCTTCGGCATAAGGTAATTGGCGCTTCTCGTAGAAGCCGTTGAGGTAGGTGCCGGGCGTGCCGACCGGCTCGCCCTCCTCGAGCGTGCCGCGTAGACCCAAGTGCCCGTTGGACAGTGCGAAGATGGATTCCATCCGCTCCAGCGCGTCGGGATCCAGTCCGCGGTACCGCAACTGCCACGGGTCGATCTCCACACCGTGCGACTGCGAACTCATCGCGCTCCTTCTCCCTCCGCCCGGTCGGCCGGGGTCAGCTCGGACAGGTCGGTGACCACCAGATCCGCTCCGGCGCGGCGCAATGCGGCGCCGTGCTTGTCGTCGCGCACCCGGTCGACACCCACCACGAAGCCGAATCCACCGGCGCGGGCGGCGGTGACTCCGGCGATGGCGTCTTCGAAAACCGCTGTGCGGGAGGGCGGCTCGTCTAACTCCGCGGCGCCCGCGAGAAATGCGTCGGGCGCCGGTTTGCCGGGCAGGCCCCGCCGCGCGATCTCCCGCCCATCGATCAGCGCATCGACGAACCGCGTGAAATCCGCCGCGGCCAGCACCGCGGTCGCGTTCGCCGAGGAGGTCACCACGCCCACCCGCAGACCGGCCGCGCGCACCGCCGTCAGATATCCGGCCGAGCCGGGGAAGACCCGCACCCCGTCCCGCTCGATGAGCGACAGCAGCAGGCGGTTCTTGTCGTTACCGATCCCGTTCACGGTCGCCAGCCCCGGCGGATCGTCCGGCTTACCCTCCGGCAGCGCCAGGGTGCGCGACTTCAGGAACTCCCGGACACCGTCGGCCCGCGACCGCCCGTCGACGTAGTTCAGGTAGTCCTCCTCGGTGAACGGCCGGAACCGCGCCCCGCACCGCGAGGCCAGCAGCCGGTCGAACACCGACTTCCACGCTCGCCGATGCACCGCCGCCGTATCGGTCAGCACCCCGTCCAGGTCGAACAACACCGCCGAAACGGATTCGGGCAGACCTACACCCACCACGGCCGATCACTCCCGGATGGCCGACCGGGGGCCGGGAGGTGCGCAGGTACGGGTGGCGGTTCGATGCGCGGTAGTAGTCATGTTCGGCGGCTACCCGGTAAATGATCTGCCACACGTCGGCCGGGAGGCGGTAACATGCTCGCCCACTGGCGCTTTCGCCCGCACGGCGGCGAGTGCCGGGCAGACTGTGGCCGCGCGTTCGCGGTGCCGGTTTGCGTCCTGGCGCACCGGGTATCGTGGTCGCTGGACGGGCTGGTCGCGGGCCGGATGGCCCGGGACCAGGTACTGACCGTCCCGATCCTCGCCTCAGCCGGTCGTTGCCACCCGGCCCGGCCGCGGCGCGAACCACGTGCTGTAGAACAGGGCCGCCAGGGCCGCGAACGAGCCGATCAGGGCGATGCCGGACGGTACCGGATACCGTGCCATGGCCTCTGCGGCGTAGCGGGTGCACAGCAGCAGCGCGGCGAACAACGCCACACCCAGCGTCACGACGGTGATCCGGGCCCGGTCCCACCCGCGATCCGGTTCGCGCAGGCCGGATTCGATGGTCAGGCACAGCGTCGCGCCGACGAGCAGGTCGATGCCGTAGTGCGCGCCGAAGCCGAGCGTCGCGGCCAGCGTGCAGACCAGCCAGAACACCCCGCCCCATCGCAGCCAGCGCGGGCCGCCGCGGGAGTGGATGAACAGCGACAGCGCCCACGCGGTGTGCAGCGACGGCATGCAATTGCGCGGGGTGACACCGTCGAAGGGCATCGCTTCGATCGAAGCGGGAAGCGGCGGAACGACATTCGGCCACACATCGGCGAGCGCCATGCCGTGCCCCTCCGGTCCGAACGCCAGCACCGGCCCGACCACCGGGAACACCACATACCAGATCGGCCCGATCAGTCCGATGGTGAGGAACGTGCGCACCAGGTAGTGCCGCGGCCACATCCCACTCGTGACCCCGCGCAACTGCCAGATCGCGACGACGATCGCGGCCACCGGCAGCTCGAAGTACACCCAGTGCAGGACGGCGGGAACCACCGGACCGGCCGCCGCCAGCGCCTGTCCGGCCAGCCACGACGGGTTGCCGAGGGCGCGGTCGGCCTGCTGCACGAAGGGATCGAGCACCTGCGGTGTCGCCCAGGCGGTGATGTCCAGCCAGATCTCGCTGACCTTGGTGGCGAGGATCAGCAGCGCGCCGAGGCCGATCGTCCGCAGCGCGGTGTGGCGGCGCTCGCCGCTCCAGCGCAGCGCGACGAGCACCGTCAACGCCGTCAGAACCAGTGTCGGGCCGTTGCCGACGGTGAACTTGTGGCCCTCCACCGCGCGCACGAGTACGAACAGCAGATCCACGCCCACGGCCGCCGCCACGGCGATCACACGTTCCCGCCACGCGACGCCGACCAGGGCGAGCAGGAATCCCGCCCACGGCGTCGTCGCCGACTTCGGGGTTCCGGCGTAGTCGCGCAGCAGACTGGTCAGCGGGCCCAGCGCGTGCAGGTGGGCCGCCATGAGCTCGCCGCCCACCAGCACCAGCACCGCCGCGGCGGCCAGCCCCCACAGCACCGCCGGACCGAATCGACGCGCCCGGAGCCGCGTGCTCGCCGATCCGATCGGCGCGGCCGAACTCCCATGCGCGTCGTCGAGAAGCATTCGGACATAGTAAACATCACATGAACAAGGGGTTTCGGCCCTGTAGGGCGCATCACATCGAGCGGGTCGTCACGACTCGAGGATCTCGCCGACACGTGGCTCGGGAGGATCGCGCTCGCGTCCACCGGGCGCGTCGATCCGGACGCTATGGTGACGGCGAGGTATCCGCTGGAACGGGCCGCGCAGGCATCGGAGTCCGATCGGCGGCCCGGCAACCTGAAAACGATGGTCGAGGTGGCGGAGCTATGGAGCTGAATCGGAATACCGTGTCGCGGTTGCCGGTCCTGGGACCGCGGTACGACCGCGGCGAGGTTCGGGCTGGCATCGCGCACTTCGGCGTCGGCGGGTTCCACCGCGCGCACCAGGCCATGTATGTGGACCGGTTGCTGTCGGCGGGCAAGGCGCGCGAGTGGGGCATCTGCGGTATCGGCGTGACACCGGCGGACCGCCGCATGCGCGATGTGCTGCGGACGCAGGACGGTCTGTACACGCTCGTGCTGGCGTATCCGGACGGCACTCGGGAGTCGCGGGTGATCGGTTCGATCATCGATTACCGTTACGCGCCGGACGATCCCGAGGCCGTGCTGGAGATCCTCGCCGATCCCGCGATCCGGATCATCTCGCTGACCATCACCGAGGGCGGCTACAACCTGCGCGACAGCGACGGCGAATTCGACTGCGACGCACCGGCCGTCCGCCGCGACCTCAGCGGGGAGCACCCACCGGCGACCGTATTCGGTTTGGTGACCGCGGCTCTGGCGCGTCGCCGCGAGCGTGGAGTCGCGGCGCCGACGATCGTGTCGTGCGACAACATCGAGGGCAACGGCCGGGTCGCCCGCCGCGCCTTCACGGGATACGCCGAGCGGGTCGATCCCGCACTGGCGCAATGGATCAGCGGCAATGTCGGGTTTCCCAACTCGATGGTGGATCGCATCACCCCGGTCACCACACCCGATGTGATCGAGCGGCTCGAGGCCGACACCGGCCTGCGCGACCAATGGCCCGTGATCGCGGAGCCGTTCGCGGCCTGGGTGCTCGAGGACGACTTCGCCGCGGGCCGCCCGCCGCTGGACCAAGCCGATGTGCAGCTGGTCGACGACGTCTACGCCTACGAGCTGATGAAGCTGCGCCTGCTCAACGCCGGCCACCAATGTCTGTGCTACTTCGCCTATCTCGCGGGCTACCGGTTGGTGCACGAGGCGGCGCAGGATCCGCTGTTCGCCGAATTCCTCGACCAGTACCTGGATTACGAGGCGATGCCGACCCTGCCGCGAGTTCCGGGTCTGACCACGTTCCGCGGCTCGCTGCTCGAACGGTTCGCCAACGCGCACGTGCGCGACACCGTGGCCCGGCTCTGCGCCGACTCGTCCGACCGCATCCCGAAGTGGTTGCTGCCGGTGGTCCGCGACAATCTCGCCGCCGGGCGGACCGTGCGGCTGGCCGCGGCGACCGTGGCGTGCTGGGCCCGCTACGCCGAGGGCGTCGACGAGCAGGGTGCGCCGATCGAGGTCGTGGACCGGCTCGCCGATTCGCTGGTCCCGCTCGCCCGTACGCAGCGCGAGAATCCGACGGCCTTCCTGGAGAATCGCGCGGTGTTCGGGGACCTGATCGACCAGCCGCGTTTCGTCGACGCCTACGTCAGTGCGCTGCGTTCTCTGCATCGCGTCGGTGCCCGCGCGACATTGGAAGCGGTGGTGAAGCCGGAATGACGGTGCGCGGGCACGGCTCAGTAGGCGTCCTCGCCCCGCCCACCCGGGTGCCGGTCCCGCCAGACCCAGAACACCGCACTCGCCAGTAGCGCCCAGGCCGCCAGCACCAGGAAGGGAAACAGGTGCTGGTGACCGGCGAAATAGACCGCGGTGTGCTGGGCATTGACCGAGGCGCCCGGCGGCAGCCAGCGCCCGATGCTGCCGAGCACGGAGGGCAGCAGCGGCCAGGACACCGCGCCGCCCGAGGACGGATTGCCCAGCAACACCATCAGGCCCCAGGTCGGGATCATCGCCCAGCGCCCGAACAGGGTGTTGAACATCGTGAAGATCATCCCGGAGGTGAACATGGTGAGCGCCAGGATGAACCACGACTCCAGCAACGGCAGCCGCAACGCGCCCAGCCACCAGTCCACCACCGCCGCGATGACGAACCCGCCCAGCGCCGAATACGCGGCGGTATAGGCGATCCGTTCCGCCGGATTCAACGCTCGCGCATGCACATTCAGCTGAATGGCGCCGACGAAGCCGATGATCACCGCCGCCAGCGTGATGTAGAAGATGGCGAGCCCGCGCGGGTCACCCGGCTGCAGCGGGTTGATATCGGTGATGGTCACCGGAACCCCCACCTGCCTGCCGACCTGGGACGCCGCACTCGAAATCACCTCGGCCACGGACGAACCCGAAGCACCCGCGACATCGACGGTCACCCGGTCGGCCTGCCGCACGTCCATGATCGCGAACACCCGCTGCGCCTCGACCACGTTCTTCGCCGCGCCCGGATCATCGAACCGGACCACATGCATCGCACCGTTCAACGCCTGATCCATGCCGGCGAGGTAAGCTGCGTCCCGACTCGACGCCGCATGATCGTTCTGCAGCACCGCGACCGGAATCCGGTGCGGAGTCGGATTGGCGAGAATGTAGGTATACGACCCCGCGAACAACCCCGCCGCGGCACCCAGAATGAACACCAGCACCGTCGCGGGCAGGAACGGGGACCGTCGGAACCGGTCCCACCAATCCCGCCACACGGCAACTCGGCCGCTACCCGCCTCACCCTGCGGACGACCTGCGTACTCGGTATCGCTCTCGGGCATATCGACACCCTAGAGTCGCCTCCCGCCGTCCACCGGCAACCTCCCATGTTCGGCCTGGCGGGGGTGGGGGTGGGAGAAATCGGGCATGTAACACTTCCGTGGTGTCTCGACTGCAAGTTGCTGTTCTCGCCTCCCACAACGGGTCGAATCTTCGTGCGCTCCATCAGGCCTCACTCGAGCCCGGCGCCCGCTTCGCCGTAGTCCTGGTGGTCAGCAACAACAGCGGTTCCGGAGCGCTCGCGTATGCCCGTGACGCCGATATCCCGGCCCTACACCTGTCCGACCGCACCCATCCGGGGCAGCTCGACGAGGCGATCCTCTCGGCCCTGACCGACCACTCCGCCGACCTGGTTGTCACCGCCGGCTACATGAAGAAGCTCGGTCCCCGGGTCCGCTCCGCCTACGCCTCCCGAATCATCAACATCCATCCCGCCCTGCTGCCTCGGCACGGCGGAAAAGGCATGTACGGCAAGGCTGTTCACGAATCCGTCCTGGTCGCCGAACACCAACTCCTTCCCACCGTCGTCGAGCGGATCGCCGCCCAGCGTGAGGCACTTGGGGCGGCAGAGCTGAGCGGGAGCGCGGCGATTCGCTGGCAGAATGGCGGAATCTTTTTCCGTCAAGCCAGTCAATGACCGTGCGGAGGCTGTATCCGCGGCCTGCGGTGCGCAGGAGAGGCCCAGGGACACCGGTGTTGTCGCGACGATTGTTCGTGAGCAACCTTGTGTGGTGATGCAGTAGATCGAACAACGCCGCCGCGGCGTGCCCGCGCCGACGACGTTCCCGGGGTGATCGCCTCGACCACGGCCAGCGCGTTGGTGAATCATGCAATTCCGCCTTCTACGTGATTGGGCTGCTGTCTAGGAGTGCCGGGCGAGAACAGCAAGAGCGTCATCGAGATCAGGCACCCGATAGCAAGGACCACGAGCAACAGGTTCGCGTTCGCAGTGGCGGTGTGCGTCGCGAGATGCGCACGATAGCGCAGGTGTATCACCAGATGCGCGACCGACCACACCGCGTACGAGCCCAATCCGCTGCGCACGGCCAGCGGACTCGCGGCCACGGCCGATGCCGCCAGTGGAATGGCCAGCGCCAGATTCATTGCCCCGTAATCGAGCAATAGGTGCGGGTTGTACCGCATGCCGAGATTGACCCAAGACAGGGAAAAGAACCATTCGGGCGCGGCCAGGATCACGACTCCCAAAACGGCGGAGGTGAGGGCGAAGGATAGTAGGCCCCCGCGCGCCATCCGGCCTCGCACGCCCGTCACCGTGACACCCGCTCACGCAGAAACTCCTCGAATGTGACTGTGCCTCGGCAATTATCGGGTACGAGATTCCAACCCTCCACGTAGCCATCTGCGATCCAGCCCGGCAGGTGTGGCGAGAGAATCGGCCGTCGCCGATGCACGACCGAGCGGTAGATTGCCGCCAGCTCGCGCTGAGGTTCCCCCGCCGAGCCAGCCATCCATAGAACGTCGACGACGCGATGCCCAGCACCCGCAATACGAGCTCGACCGAGTGCTGCGGGTGATCTTTCACGAACCGCACGATCACCTCCGGGTCTGGCCGGGCTCCGACGCGAAATACGCACTCGCATCACGCAATACGGCGTTCACGCGTTCGAGTTCAGCGACCCGCTTGCGTAGTTGCTTGTTCTCTTCGGCCATGTCGGTCGTCGGCCGATCGCTACGCTCGCCGGCGTCCGCTTCGGCCTGGCGGATCCAGTTCCGCAGAGCCTCGTGATGCACCCCCAGCTGCGCGGCCAGCTTCCGGATCGTCGGCTTGGGATCCGCATCCCGATACAACCTGACCGCCCGAGCCCTCAACTCGTCCGGATACTTCTTCGGTGCTGCCACTGATGAACTCCTTCCGGCCCCTATCGGACCACGTCAGAGCTCTCCGTGAAAGCGGGGGAACCTCACGCCGAGCCGGTATGTGCCTGATTCGCTGTTCCAATCTGGAGTCGTTCCCGTAGATCTTCCTTGCTTTCGAGTGGCATGATCAACTGGTACGCGTGGATGGGGAGCATGCATGGCACCGTCGGGTTCGGGACCAACGGATGAGCAACAGGCAGCTGTCGTGGCGTTCACCCGCGGTGACGACCTGGTGCTCCAGGCCGGTGCTGGCACCGGGAAGACGACCACGCTCCGGCTGCTAGCTGGCAGCACCGACCGGCGTGGTCTCTATATAGCTTTCAACAGGGCTGTCGCCGAGGAAGCCCGTCGCCGCTTTCCTCGAAACATTGCATGCCGGACTGCCCACTCCCTGGCGTATCAGGCGGTCGGGCGGCGATTCAAGGCGCGGTTGAATGCCCCGCGTGTTCCGTCGTGGAAGACGGGTATGGCGCTGGGGGTTCAGTATCCGGTGATGATCGGAGGCCGGCGGGTCAGCGAGCGCGCCCAGTCGTATCTCACCGTGCGTACGGTGCAGAGGTTCTGCTACTCCGCCGACGATGTCATAGGACCTCATCACGTGCCCCGGACTCGCGGGCTGGAGACTCCGGAAGGGCATGGTCGGCTCGCGGACGTGATCTTGCCCTTTGCCCATAAGGCGTGGGCTGACGTGCAGAATCCGGACGCTGGGGATGTCAGATTCGATCACGATCACTATCTGAAGATGTGGGCACTGGCCAAGCCGCAACTGGATTATGAGTTTCTTCTCCTCGACGAGGCGCAGGACACCAATCCTGTTGTGGACCAGGTCTTCAACGCCCAGCGCGGTGCTGCGCAGTTGGTCATGGTTGGTGACTCGGCGCAGGCCATCTATGGGTGGCGTGGCGCCCAGGATGTCATGTCCGGCTTTGACGGCATGCAGCTCGGACTCACGCAGTCCTTCCGTTTCGGGCCAGCTGTCGCCGAGGAAGCCAACCGATGGCTGACCGTCGTCGACGCCCCGATCCGGCTGACCGGAAACGACCAGATCTCCACCGAGATAGGCGAGGTCGAGCACCCGGACGCTGTACTTTGCCGCACGAATGTGGGAGCCATGCTTGAGGTGATGGACCAGCTCGCGGTAGGCAAGAAGGTCGCTCTTGTCGGGGGCGGCGACACGTTGCGGTCTCTCGCTCTGGCAGCGCGCGACCTGCAGGCTGGGCGCAACACCAACCATCCGGAGCTGTTCTTGTTCAGCACCTGGACCGAGTTGCAGGACTACGCAGCGAACGACCCGTCCGGACACGATCTGGCTCCGCTGGTGGAGCTGATCGATGACCACGGCATCGACGTCATTCTCGACTCCGTATCCCGCCTCAGTGGCGAGAGTGACGCGCAGGTGACGGTCTCGACCGCACACAAGGCCAAGGGTAGGGAATGGGATACCGTACGTATCGCCGACGACTTTCCTGAACCCGAGAACGAGGACGGATCTCGTCCCGCGTCCATCGCGGACACCGATGCGCGGTTGGCGTACGTCGCGGTCACTCGCGCGCGACGTGTCCTCGACCTCGGCGGCCTGGAATGGATCCGGCGCCACCCCGACGGGGTCCCTCAGCCGGTACGGCCTCCGATACCGGAAGTGCTTCCAGGAGAAGATCGCTCGTTCGGCTCTGGCTTGTTCGTCGACCTCGTACCCTCATCCTGCTGGTTCACCAACGTGCGGTCCTGCGTCGACCGCCGGGATTGGCAGAG from Nocardia wallacei carries:
- a CDS encoding formyltransferase family protein; this translates as MSRLQVAVLASHNGSNLRALHQASLEPGARFAVVLVVSNNSGSGALAYARDADIPALHLSDRTHPGQLDEAILSALTDHSADLVVTAGYMKKLGPRVRSAYASRIINIHPALLPRHGGKGMYGKAVHESVLVAEHQLLPTVVERIAAQREALGAAELSGSAAIRWQNGGIFFRQASQ
- a CDS encoding transposase; amino-acid sequence: MAAPKKYPDELRARAVRLYRDADPKPTIRKLAAQLGVHHEALRNWIRQAEADAGERSDRPTTDMAEENKQLRKRVAELERVNAVLRDASAYFASEPGQTRR
- a CDS encoding UvrD-helicase domain-containing protein; translated protein: MAPSGSGPTDEQQAAVVAFTRGDDLVLQAGAGTGKTTTLRLLAGSTDRRGLYIAFNRAVAEEARRRFPRNIACRTAHSLAYQAVGRRFKARLNAPRVPSWKTGMALGVQYPVMIGGRRVSERAQSYLTVRTVQRFCYSADDVIGPHHVPRTRGLETPEGHGRLADVILPFAHKAWADVQNPDAGDVRFDHDHYLKMWALAKPQLDYEFLLLDEAQDTNPVVDQVFNAQRGAAQLVMVGDSAQAIYGWRGAQDVMSGFDGMQLGLTQSFRFGPAVAEEANRWLTVVDAPIRLTGNDQISTEIGEVEHPDAVLCRTNVGAMLEVMDQLAVGKKVALVGGGDTLRSLALAARDLQAGRNTNHPELFLFSTWTELQDYAANDPSGHDLAPLVELIDDHGIDVILDSVSRLSGESDAQVTVSTAHKAKGREWDTVRIADDFPEPENEDGSRPASIADTDARLAYVAVTRARRVLDLGGLEWIRRHPDGVPQPVRPPIPEVLPGEDRSFGSGLFVDLVPSSCWFTNVRSCVDRRDWQRLRRMVNARANHQCEVCGRGKDRSVGRLLEAHERWSYDDHTRVQSLRRIILLCTDCHLTTHYGFAQINGLESEALHHLIHVTGMAAGQARRHVAEAFRLWEKRSRHTWTLDLSILTETGVAVMKPPDADQRAQVALEEIESNYGATGSVRGSAR
- a CDS encoding ABC transporter permease, translating into MPESDTEYAGRPQGEAGSGRVAVWRDWWDRFRRSPFLPATVLVFILGAAAGLFAGSYTYILANPTPHRIPVAVLQNDHAASSRDAAYLAGMDQALNGAMHVVRFDDPGAAKNVVEAQRVFAIMDVRQADRVTVDVAGASGSSVAEVISSAASQVGRQVGVPVTITDINPLQPGDPRGLAIFYITLAAVIIGFVGAIQLNVHARALNPAERIAYTAAYSALGGFVIAAVVDWWLGALRLPLLESWFILALTMFTSGMIFTMFNTLFGRWAMIPTWGLMVLLGNPSSGGAVSWPLLPSVLGSIGRWLPPGASVNAQHTAVYFAGHQHLFPFLVLAAWALLASAVFWVWRDRHPGGRGEDAY